One segment of Solanum stenotomum isolate F172 chromosome 1, ASM1918654v1, whole genome shotgun sequence DNA contains the following:
- the LOC125847166 gene encoding gamma conglutin 1-like: protein MASSIFNFLLTFLALSSLVFLSQSQVTSAPFKPDGLALPVFKDSATGLHIANITKRTPQQSIPLLIDLNGKFLWLNCEKNYLSSTYLAPFCHSTQCSRFGCNSCNKCFSTTPRPGCHNNTCAVTTTNPLTSQTATSEVAQDSLSIQSITQSGSNFGPIVTIRHFLFACSPSSLLQGPFPNNVQGVAGLAHGSVSLPIQFASHFGFPRQFSLCLPSSTQKNGAIFFGSSGLNGTQRGNLTYTPIIIGSQGEYFIPVRSILVNNKPVPLNHSSLISTRTRNFGGAMISTTAPYTALEHSIFTTFTQFFANQSSRISQVDPISPFGLCFNSNVSSSTNVPNIDFVMQNKNVTWTIVGTNSVVEARPGVSCLAFVDGGQNPKAPIVIGVHQLEDNFVEFDLVRSRLGVSSSLLSRNTSCSNFNFTSKSSFVNEME, encoded by the coding sequence ATGGCATCATCAATCTTTAACTTTCTTCTTACTTTCTTGGCACTCTCAAGTCTTGTATTCCTATCACAATCACAAGTTACTAGTGCTCCCTTCAAACCTGACGGCCTTGCTTTGCCGGTCTTTAAGGATTCTGCCACAGGTCTTCACATAGCCAACATCACGAAAAGAACTCCCCAGCAATCAATCCCATTGCTTATTGACTTGAATGGCAAGTTCTTATGGTTGAATTGCGAAAAAAATTACCTCTCATCAACCTATTTAGCCCCCTTTTGTCACTCAACTCAATGTTCTCGTTTTGGTTGCAATTCGTGCAACAAATGCTTTTCCACTACACCTAGGCCTGGTTGCCATAACAACACTTGTGCTGTTACAACAACAAACCCTTTAACTAGCCAAACTGCAACCAGCGAAGTTGCTCAGGATTCTCTCTCAATTCAATCCATTACTCAATCTGGTTCAAATTTTGGTCCTATAGTTACTATTCGCCACTTTCTTTTTGCTTGTTCACCATCATCTTTGTTACAAGGTCCTTTTCCTAATAATGTCCAAGGAGTAGCTGGATTAGCTCATGGTTCAGTCTCTCTCCCAATTCAATTTGCCTCTCATTTCGGATTCCCTCGTCAATTCTCCTTGTGCTTGCCCTCTTCCACACAAAAAAATGGTGCAATCTTTTTTGGGAGTAGTGGATTGAATGGAACACAAAGAGGTAACTTAACCTACACGCCAATAATCATCGGTTCACAAGGCGAATATTTCATTCCAGTGAGGTCAATTCTCGTAAACAACAAGCCTGTCCCATTGAACCATTCATCTTTAATCTCAACAAGGACTAGAAACTTTGGTGGCGCGATGATTAGTACTACAGCACCTTACACAGCTCTTGAACACAGCATTTTCACAACTTTCACTCAGTTTTTCGCGAACCAATCCTCTAGGATATCTCAAGTGGATCCAATATCACCATTCGGATTATGTTTCAATTCCAATGTCTCTTCGAGCACAAATGTTCCAAACATTGATTTTGTGATGCAGAACAAAAATGTTACATGGACTATTGTTGGAACAAATTCGGTAGTTGAAGCACGACCAGGTGTGTCATGCTTGGCGTTTGTTGATGGAGGACAAAATCCAAAGGCTCCAATTGTGATAGGGGTGCATCAATTGGAAGATAATTTTGTTGAGTTTGATTTGGTCAGGTCGAGATTGGGTGTGAGCTCTTCGTTATTGTCACGTAACACTAGTTGTTCTAACTTCAATTTCACCTCCAAATCGTCTTTCGTTAATGAAATGGAGTGA
- the LOC125873727 gene encoding heavy metal-associated isoprenylated plant protein 32-like has product MNKQEMLKSQTCVLKVNIHCDGCKQKVKKKLQKIEGVYTVKIDSDQSKVTVTGNVDSATLIKKLVKSGKHAELWGGAQKGGSNFSMMNNFKNMQMDNFKGGKDNKSQKGGGGGGNKEPPKGNAQQFLQMMQNLKGSKDNFKMPNVPNPKDQKSVKFNLPEDEFDDESDDFDDESDDYYDESDDEFDGPPPSKMMPAMGGGGGHGAHGLNAMMMKGGPMGNNGGNGKKGGVEIPVQMKGMAGNHHDGGKNNNNGGKQGKGGNQNQNQNVGKNGGKGNNNGSFGAAAPQKGAGGGKMDGGLLMNSMQQGGPHGMMSMGQKSGGPMTMGPMGNHPMGHMSAAQGLPAGGPAGYPGMGQGGNNPYSQQQQQYMAQMMMNQQRPTGYDMYGAHPNMYGAHPMMYARQHPSVSYGPPPPMGAPVHDNFTHMFSDENTGSCSIM; this is encoded by the exons ATGAATAAACAAGAAATGCTTAAGTCTCAG actTGTGTTCTTAAAGTGAATATACACTGTGATGGCTGTAAACAGAAGGTGAAAAAGAAATTGCAGAAGATTGAAG gAGTTTACACAGTGAAGATAGATTCAGACCAAAGCAAAGTAACAGTGACAGGAAATGTTGATTCAGCAACACTGATAAAGAAGCTAGTGAAATCAGGGAAACATGCAGAGCTATGGGGAGGAGCTCAAAAGGGAGGTTCCAATTTCAGTATGATGAACAATTTCAAGAACATGCAAATGGACAACTTTAAAGGTGGAAAAGACAACAAATCTCAGAAgggaggtggtggtggtggaaaTAAGGAACCACCAAAGGGGAATGCCCAACAGTTTCTTCAGATGATGCAGAATCTCAAAGGGTCAAAGGATAATTTCAAGATGCCTAATGTTCCTAATCCCAAGGATCAAAAATCTGTGAAGTTCAATCTGCCTGAGGATGAATTTGATGATGAGTCTGATGACTTCGATGATGAATCTGATGATTATTATGATGAATCTGATGATGAATTTGATGGCCCTCCACCTTCTAAAATGATGCCTGCtatggggggtgggggtggtcATGGAGCTCATGGGCTTAATGCTATGATGATGAAGGGTGGGCCTATGGGTAATAATGGTGGAAATGGCAAGAAAGGTGGGGTTGAAATCCCAGTACAAATGAAGGGTATGGCTGGAAATCATCATGATGGTGGCAAGAACAATAATAATGGAGGAAAACAGGGGAAAGGAGGGAACCAGAACCAGAATCAAAATGTTGGTAAAAATGGTGGTAAAGGTAACAATAATGGAAGTTTTGGAGCAGCAGCACCTCAGAAAGGTGCAGGGGGAGGGAAGATGGATGGAGGTCTATTGATGAACAGTATGCAACAAGGAGGGCCACATGGTATGATGAGTATGGGTCAAAAAAGTGGAGGCCCAATGACCATGGGCCCAATGGGTAATCACCCGATGGGTCATATGTCGGCAGCTCAAGGACTACCCGCCGGTGGTCCTGCCGGATACCCCGGGATGGGTCAAGGTGGCAACAACCCTTATagccaacaacaacaacagtaCATGGCACAAATGATGATGAACCAACAGCGGCCTACCGGATATGACATGTACGGAGCCCATCCAAACATGTACGGTGCCCATCCGATGATGTACGCTCGGCAACATCCATCTGTGAGTTACGGGCCACCACCGCCTATGGGAGCTCCGGTGCATGATAATTTTACTCATATGTTCAGTGATGAGAATACAGGCAGCTGTAGTATTAtgtaa